A genomic window from Solanum dulcamara chromosome 11, daSolDulc1.2, whole genome shotgun sequence includes:
- the LOC129872111 gene encoding amino acid transporter AVT6B-like: MTIGSLKQANEKKSRKNKQAVVDEQSPLLPTKHKEDAGFDEFDGASFSGAVFNLSTTIVGAGIMALPATMKSLGLIPGIAMIIFMAFLTEASIELLIRFSRTSKAASYGGLMGDAFGKYGKMLLQICILINNIGVLVVYMIIIGDVLSGTNSSGDHHAGVLEGWFGTHWWNSRFFILLVTTLCIFAPLASLKRIDSLRFTSALSVALAVVFLVVTVGITIFKLMNGTILMPRLFPDVYDITSFLKLFTVVPVLVTAYICHYNVHSIENELEDSTQIRAVVKSSLALCSSVYVLTSLFGFLLFGDATLDDVLANFDTNLGIPLGSLLNDVVRVSYAAHLMLVFPVVFYPLRVNLDGLLFPYARPLTRDNLRFASISSGLIAIIFLGANFIPSIWDAFQFTGATAAVCIGFIFPASVTLRDPYGIATKKDKILCIFMIVVAVFSNVVAIYSDAYSLIKKNSSPSE, encoded by the exons ATGACAATTGGAAGCCTTAAACAAGCAAACGAGAAGAAATCACGAAAAAACAAACAAGCAGTGGTTGATGAACAATCACCATTGTTGCCTACTAAGCATAAGGAAGATGCTGGATTCGATGAGTTCGATGGGGCTTCCTTTAGTGGGGCTGTATTTAACCTATCAACCACAATTGTTGGTGCAGGAATCATGGCCTTGCCTGCGACTATGAAGTCGTTAGGTCTTATTCCTGGGATTGCTATGATCATCTTCATGGCTTTTCTGACAGAAGCTTCAATTGAGTTGTTGATTAGATTTAGCAGGACTTCTAAAGCTGCTTCTTATGGAGGTCTTATGGGAGACGCCTTTGGAAAGTATGGGAAGATGTTGCTCCAAATATGTATACTTATAAACAACATAGGTGTTCTTGTTGTATACATGATTATAATAG GTGATGTGCTCTCTGGAACAAATTCAAGCGGAGATCACCATGCTGGTGTCCTGGAAGGCTGGTTTGGGACTCACTGGTGGAACAGTCGATTCTTTATTCTTCTTGTCACCACTCTTTGCATATTTGCACCATTGGCTTCCTTGAAGCGTATAG ATTCATTGAGATTTACGTCTGCATTATCAGTCGCCTTGGCTGTTGTATTCCTGGTTGTGACGGTGGGAATTACCATATTCAAGCTAATGAATGGAACTATTCTTATGCCCAGATTGTTTCCTGATGTGTATGATATAACATCATTCCTTAAGCTCTTTACAGTTGTTCCTGTACTCGTTACTGCATATATATGCCACTATAATG TTCACTCCATAGAAAATGAACTTGAAGACAGCACACAGATCAGAGCAGTCGTGAAAAGCTCTCTTGCTCTTTGCTCAAGTGTGTATGTGTTGACAAGCCTGTTTGGTTTTCTCCTATTTGGCGATGCAACCCTCGATGACGTGCTTGCCAACTTCGATACGAATCTTGGAATTCCATTAGGGTCCTTGCTCAATGATGTCGTTCGTGTCAGCTATGCTGCCCACCTAATGCTTGTCTTTCCTGTTGTCTTTTATCCATTGAGGGTTAACTTGGATGGTCTTCTCTTTCCTTATGCAAGGCCTCTGACTCGTGACAATTTGAGATTTGCATCGATCAGCAGTGGGCTCATAGCCATCATCTTTCTGGGTGCAAATTTCATCCCAAGCATCTGGGATGCTTTTCAATTCACTGGGGCAACTGCTGCTGTTTGCATTGGGTTCATATTTCCTGCTTCTGTTACTCTCAG